Part of the Meiothermus sp. QL-1 genome is shown below.
GCAGGTCCTCCAGGATCTGCCAGCCTACCTCCTTGGGCGTGGCCTGCAGATAGGCATCCAGCTCCCGACTGGCCCAGGCCGCCAGGGGTTTTAGCTCCGCGGGCTCCTTGTCGCTTCGCACCAGCAGGGTGAGCTGGTAGAACTGTTGGGTCTCGGTGGGGGTGCCGTCCTCGAAGAAGCTCACCGGCGGGCGCACCTTGTCGATGAGCACGTAGACCTCCCCCAGCCGGGGGGGGATGTGGGCCCGGGGCTCGAAGAGGAGGCTCTTGGGATGCCACAGATAGCCCTGAAACAGCCGGATGGCCTTCATTCTTAGATTCTCGTGCCAGGCTCTGGCGGCAAAAGTGACCTACTCGACCCGGGCCACCTCCACCCCTTCGCGCAGGTAGACCCGGGGCAGGCGGGGGGACAGCCGCACCGCGGTCTCGTAGCTGGTGGTCCCGCTGAGCTCGGCCCAGCCCCATAGGCTGCTGGTGGGGCTGTGGTCCGGGGTGACCACCTCGAAGACCTGCTCGAGGTCCACCGGCCCCGGCAGGCGCACGGTGATCTGGTCCATCGAGATTCTCCCCACCACCGGACAGACGCAAGGGGTGGGGCTGCCCTCTGGCTGGTACCGCACCGTGGCCCGGCCGAAGACCTGGCGGGGCATGCCGTCGGCGTAGCCCACCGGCAACGTGGCGATCCACTCCTCGCCTTGGGCGGTGTAAGCCCCGCCGTAGCCGATTTTTTGACCCGGAGGGACCCGCTTGACCTGGGTGGGCTTGGCCAGCAGCCGGGCTATAGGTCGCAGGCCCTCTGCGGGCAGCAGGCCGTAAAGCCCAATCCCGGGCCGCACCGCGCCAAGGCCGTAGGCGCCAAATCTCAAGGTGCCGGCGGTGTTGCAGGCATGGTAGAGGTAGCCGGGCCCGAACACTTGTCGCACCCGCTCGAAGCGCGCCATCTGGTCGCGGCTTCCCTCCTCGTCCTCTTCGGCGTTGGCGAAGTGGGTGTAGATGCCCTGGATGAGCAGGTTCTCGTAGCTGGCCAGCCGCTCCTGCACCAGCGGGGCCTCTTCGGGGGCAAAACCCACCCGGCCCAGCCCGGTGTCGAACTCCAGGTGCACCGGTACCGGCCGGCCCAGGGCGTTGAGGGCCTCGGCGCTTTCCAGGGTGGAGAGGGAGGGAATCAGCTCCAGCTCCACCACCGTCCGGGCCTGCTCGGGATGCAGGCTGCCCAAGAGCAGGATGCGCCCCACAACGCCGGCCTTGCGCAGCTCGAGGGCTTCCTGGGGGGTGGCCACCGCCAGCCCCCAGGCCCCCAGCCGCAAAAGCTCCTTGCCTATCTCCACCGCCCCGTGGCCGTAGGCGTTGGCCTTCACCACCCCGATGACCTGGGCTCCTTCTGCTTTGTGCCTGAGCCGATGGTAGTTCTGAGCCAGCGTGTCGAGGTTTACCTCCAGCCAGGCCGGACGCATGGGAGATAGTTTAGCCCGCACCCTTGCGCTTCAGCTATGATGGGTCGGTATGGCCAAGGAGAAGGGTATCACCCCTCAGTCCCAAGACTTCAACGAGTGGTACAACGAGGTGGTTCTGCGGGCTGATCTGGTGGACTACGGGCCGGTGCGCGGCACCATGGTCATCAAGCCCTACGGCTATGCCATCTGGGAAAACATACAGCGTGAGCTGGACCGCTTGTTCAAGGAAACCGGCCACCAGAACGCCTACTTTCCCCTTTTTATACCGGTGAGCTTTCTGCAGAAAGAGGCCGAGCACGTGGAGGGCTTTGCCCCTGAGCTGGCCCTCGTAACCCAGGCTGGGGGGGAGACCCTGGAAGAGCCCCTGGCGGTACGGCCTACCTCCGAGACCATCATCGGCTACATGTGGGCCAAGTGGATCCGCACCTACCGCGATCTGCCCCAGCTTTTGAACCAGTGGAACAGCGTGGTGCGCTGGGAGCTGCGCACCAAGCCCTTTTTGCGCACCACCGAGTTCTTGTGGCAGGAGGGCCACACTGCCCACGCCACCCAGGAGGAGGCCGAGGCCGAGGCCCACCGGATGGCCGAGGTGTACGCCCAGGTGCTCAGGGAGTGGTGCGCCATCCCGGGCTGGGTGGGCCTCAAGACCGCCTCGGAGAAGTTTGCTGGGGCGGTCTACACCATCAGCTACGAGGCCATGATGCGCGACGGCAAAGCCCTGCAGTCCTGCACCTCGCACTATCTGGGCCAGAACTTCGCCAAGGCCTTCGACATCCAGTTCCAGGACAAAGACCAGCAAAACAAGTACGTGCACACCACCTCCTGGGGCTTCTCCACCCGGGTGGTAGGGGCCATCGTGATGACCCACGGCGACGACAAGGGCCTGATCCTGCCCCCCAGGCTGGCCCCCATCCAGGTGGTGGTGGTGCCCATCTACAAATCCGAGACGCGTGAGGTGGTGCTGCCGGCAGCCGAGCGGCTGGTCCAGGGGCTCAGAGCCAGCGGCCTGCGGGTCCACCTGGACGACCGCGACCAGTACAGCCCCGGCTACAAGTTCAACGAATGGGAGCTCAAGGGGGTGCCGCTGCGGCTGGAGCTGGGCCCCCGCGACGTGGAGGCAGGCACCGTGGTGCTGGCCAGCCGTCTGGGGGGCAAGGAGACGCTGGGGCTTTCGGGGCTGGCCGAGGCGCTCGAAGCCCGGCTTGGGCAGTTCCAGCAGGCCCTGTACGAGCGGGCCCTGGCCTTCCGCGATGCGCATACTTTTGTGGTGGATAGCTACGAGGTCTTCAGGGAGAAGGTGGAGCAGGGCTTCGTGAAGGCCTTCCATTGCGGCGATGAGGAGTGCGAGCGGCAGATCAAGGCCGAGACCACCGCCACCACCCGCTGCATTCCCTTTGAGGAGCCCGAGGCCAGCGGGGTCTGCGTGCGCTGCGGCCGGCCCAGCGCTTATGGCAAGCGGATTCTTTTCGCCAAGGCCTACTGAGGTATGGAGCCTGGAGCAGTAGAGTCGGACGACAAGGCCAGGCGGGCAGGGCGGGTGCTGGCGGTGCTGGAGCAGCTATACCCCCAGGCCGCCACCGAGCTGGTGCACCGCAACCCCTTCGAGCTCCTGGTGGCCACGGTGCTCTCGGCCCAGGCCACCGACGCTGCAGTGAACAAGGCTACCCCGGCCCTCTTCCAGCGCTTCCCGGATGCCTTTGCCCTGGCCCAGGCCACCCCTGAGGCGGTGGAGCCCTACATCAGGCACATTGGGCTCTACAGGGCCAAAGCCAAAAACCTGGTGGCGCTGGCCCGGCGATTGGTAGAGCAGCACGGGGGGCAGGTTCCATCGGACAAGGCCCAGCTCCAGGCCCTGCCCGGGGTTGGCTGGAAGACCGCCACGGTGGTGCTGGGGGCGGCCTTTGGGGTGCCGGGGATTGCGGTGGACACCCACATCACCCGGCTCGCCCGACGGCTTGGCCTTTCCGAGGCCAAGACCCCGGAGCGCATTGGCGCCGAGCTCGAGCGCCTTTTCCCTCGGGAAAAGTGGGTCTTCGTCCACCACGCCCTAATCCTGTTCGGCCGCTACCACTGCACCGCCCGCAAGCCCAAGTGCGGAGGGTGCCCCCTCTACACCGACTGCCTGAGCAAGGGCCGCTACTAGCCCCACCGGCGCAGCCGCACCGGCAGCCGCCGCCAGCGGCGGGGGCGCAGCCTGGCCTCCAGCCGGCGCCAGGCATACGCCAGCGCCCCCACCAGCCCCGCCCCCACCGCCAGGACCCACAGGGTGGTGATGAGCCACAGGGCCAGGAAGAGCCCCACCGTCCCAGCCAGCAAAAGCACCAGCAGCCCCAGGGGCCCTCGGGGGATGCGGAGGAAGTACGCGCCCATGCCACCAGTCTACCCCCCTTTGTGGATGAGCGGGGTAAGCCGGCTCAGTTTTTGCGCAGGGCCACGTCAATCCGGCAGATGTGCTGGGTGAGCCATCCCGCCAGCGCGGCGTGCAGCTCCTCCAGCGCAACTAGCCCAACGCTGTTGGGGTTATGCTGGCGGTTGAATTCGTTCCAGAAGGCCAGGAATTTATCGTGGGCCTCTTTGTTCTTCCTTGCAGCGGGGCAGGCCCTAAGGGTCATGCAGAGCTCCTCATAAGCGAAGTGGGTGTTCACGTAGGCATCTAAGAAGATGAACAGGTTCTCCACCGCCTGCCGGTCGAGGCCCCTTTTGCGCCCTTCCTCGATGAGCTGCTCGAGCCGGTTCACATAGGTGAAAAGATTCCTGTGCTGGCTGTCGGTGCGGGCGTCCCCCACAGCGTATTGTTCGTTCCACTCGATGGGCATGGCCTCCCCCTGGGGGGATTGTAGGGGAGGGTGGGGCGGAGGAATGTCCTATGTCCAGCCCCATCGGCGGCGATGCCGGCCCTCCCACCGACCCCCACGTGCCGCTGTCCACCGTCGCCCAGGGGCCCACCTTTGGTTCTCTCCATCGGGCAGCCTTCTATGGACCCTCGAGTGCATCCCCGCACAAAGTACCCACCCCCCTACCGCAGCGTCGCCTTGGAGGCCTCGATTATCCGCACCCTTCCTGCCCCATCGTCGGGCCTGCTAGACTGCCTTTATGCGCGAGCGCATTCTGGCCCGCCTCCGGCAGGCCCTCAATCACCGCCTGCGCCCTGGATTGCCCGAGCCCCTGGGGGCCGCGGCCCTCGAGCCCGCCGCCTGGGCCCTTTTCCAGAAGCGGCTTTGCGAGAACGGGGGCGAGGTGGTCTTCCTACAGGAGGACGAGGCCCCGGCCTGGCTGCAGAGCTTTGCCCAGACCTTCGAGGGGGTGGCCATAGGGGAGGGGGTGCCCCCCGCCCTGCGCCCTGCCCTGCCCCAGCGGCCCCCGGAGGAGGCTCCCCTGGGCGTCTCCTGGGCCCTGGGCGCGGTGGCCGAGACCGGGAGCGTTATTTTGGGCAGCCAGGAAGGCCGCCGGGTGCAGCTTTTGCCCCCCACCCACCTGGTGTTTGTGTCTGCGGAGAGGATATACGCGACGCTTTACGAGGCCCTGGAGGCCCTGAAGCCCCACCTGCCCTCGGCCATCGGGCTGCACTCTGGCCCCAGCAAGTCCGCCGATATCGGCCAGATCATGGTCAAAGGGGTGCACGGGCCGGGGCGGTTGGTGGTGGCGGTGCTGCGAAGCGGGGTTTGGTTTACACAATCCTAGGGCAGACCCGGCTACACTTAGGCAATGACCAAGGCCCGAACCCTCGGCGAACTCAAGCGTACCTACCCCCTGGAAAAGCTTCGCCGCAGCGTGAAGGACGAGGCACGGGCAAACCTCATTGCCAAGCTTCGGGCAGGCGAGCGGCTTTTCCCTGGCATTCAGGGCTACGACGACACCGTCATCCCGAGCCTGGTGAACGCCATTTTGGCCCGGCACAACTTCATCCTGCTGGGCCTGCGCGGCCAGGCCAAAAGCCGCATCCTGCGCCAGCTCACCGACCTTCTGGACGAAGAAATCCCAGCCCTGCCCACCGAGCTTCGCGATAACCCTCTTTTTCCCCTTTCAGCCGAAGCCAAGCGCCTTTTAGAGGAGGCCGGGGACGACGCGCCCATCGTCTGGGTTCCCCGCCACGAGCGCTACGTGGAGAAGCTGGCCACCCCCGACACCACCGTGGCCGATATTCTGGGCGATATCGACCCCATCAAGGCCGCCCGACGGGGGAGCGGCCTTTCGGACCTCGAGGCCGTCCACTACGGCCTTCTGCCCAGGGCCAACCGCGGTATCTTCGCCATCAACGAGGTGGCCGACCTCTCGCCCAAGGTGCAGGTGGCCCTTTTCAACATCCTGCAGGAGGGCGACGTGCAGATCCGGGGCTACCCGGTGCGGCTGGCGCTCGACGTGTGGCTCACCTTCACCGCCAACCCCCAGGACTACACCGCCCGGGGCAAGATCGTCACCCCCCTCAAGGACCGCATCGGTTCGGAGATTCGCACCCACTACCCCCGCACCCTGGAGGAGGGGCTTTCCATCACCCGGCAGGAGGCCTGGATAGCCCGCGAGGAGGGCATCTACGTGCCGGCCTACGTGGCCGAGGCCGCGGAGGCGGTGGCCTTTGTGGCCCGTGAAGACAAGCGCGTGGACAAGACCTCGGGGGTCTCGCAGCGGCTTTCCATCAGCCTTTTGGAGCTGGTGGTCTCCAACGCCGAGCGGCGGGCTTTGCGCTTCGGCGAGCGGCCGGTGGCCCGACCCCTCGATTTGTACGCAGCCCTGCCGGCCATTACCGGCAAGATAGAGCTGGAGTACGAGGGCGAGCTGCAAGGGGCCGAGCGGGTGGCCAAGGACCTTTTGCAGAAGGCCTTCGCCATGGCCTATGGCGAGCGGGCCCGGGGGCTTGGGGTGGACGAGGTGGTGCAGTACTTTGCCGAGGGCAACCTGCTCACCCTGCCCGAGGCCGGCGCTAGGGAGGTGCTGCGGACCATGGAGCGGGTGCCGGGGCTTCTGGCCGCAGCCCGCCGGCTCGAGGCCCAGTCCTCCCCCGAGGCCCTGGTGGCCGCGGCGGAGTTCATCCTGGAGGGGCTGGCGGGCCGACGCAAGATTGCCCGCGGCGAGGAGAGCTACAGCGCCCCTGTGGAGCGGGGCGAGCGATGGGGGAGTGGGAACTAACATGCGCGTCCGGTACTCCAAGTACGAGCCCGGCTTCGACGACCTTACCGGGGCCGATTTGATGGAGATGCTGCAGGACTTCCTCATGGACTCGGGCTTCTCTGACCCCTACAACCGCTACCAGCCCGACCCCAACCGGGTCCCTACCCTGGAAGACCTTTACGACGCGCTTTTGCAGGCCCTGATGGAGCAGGGCCGCATCCCCGAGGAGTGGCTCAGGGAGGCGCGCTTTGCCAACCGCAAGGAGGAGACCCGGCTTTACCGCGAGATTCAGAAGCTCATCCAGCGCCTGCAAGACGAGGGGTACATCCGCCTGCCGGGCACCGAGCCGCCGATGGGCCAGGGCTACCAGGGCGAAGCGCAGGAGGTTCGCATCGAACTTACCAACAAGTCGGT
Proteins encoded:
- the alr gene encoding alanine racemase — translated: MRPAWLEVNLDTLAQNYHRLRHKAEGAQVIGVVKANAYGHGAVEIGKELLRLGAWGLAVATPQEALELRKAGVVGRILLLGSLHPEQARTVVELELIPSLSTLESAEALNALGRPVPVHLEFDTGLGRVGFAPEEAPLVQERLASYENLLIQGIYTHFANAEEDEEGSRDQMARFERVRQVFGPGYLYHACNTAGTLRFGAYGLGAVRPGIGLYGLLPAEGLRPIARLLAKPTQVKRVPPGQKIGYGGAYTAQGEEWIATLPVGYADGMPRQVFGRATVRYQPEGSPTPCVCPVVGRISMDQITVRLPGPVDLEQVFEVVTPDHSPTSSLWGWAELSGTTSYETAVRLSPRLPRVYLREGVEVARVE
- a CDS encoding bacteriohemerythrin, whose product is MPIEWNEQYAVGDARTDSQHRNLFTYVNRLEQLIEEGRKRGLDRQAVENLFIFLDAYVNTHFAYEELCMTLRACPAARKNKEAHDKFLAFWNEFNRQHNPNSVGLVALEELHAALAGWLTQHICRIDVALRKN
- a CDS encoding DUF3208 domain-containing protein; translated protein: MKAIRLFQGYLWHPKSLLFEPRAHIPPRLGEVYVLIDKVRPPVSFFEDGTPTETQQFYQLTLLVRSDKEPAELKPLAAWASRELDAYLQATPKEVGWQILEDLRPL
- a CDS encoding lactate utilization protein; protein product: MRERILARLRQALNHRLRPGLPEPLGAAALEPAAWALFQKRLCENGGEVVFLQEDEAPAWLQSFAQTFEGVAIGEGVPPALRPALPQRPPEEAPLGVSWALGAVAETGSVILGSQEGRRVQLLPPTHLVFVSAERIYATLYEALEALKPHLPSAIGLHSGPSKSADIGQIMVKGVHGPGRLVVAVLRSGVWFTQS
- the proS gene encoding proline--tRNA ligase, translated to MAKEKGITPQSQDFNEWYNEVVLRADLVDYGPVRGTMVIKPYGYAIWENIQRELDRLFKETGHQNAYFPLFIPVSFLQKEAEHVEGFAPELALVTQAGGETLEEPLAVRPTSETIIGYMWAKWIRTYRDLPQLLNQWNSVVRWELRTKPFLRTTEFLWQEGHTAHATQEEAEAEAHRMAEVYAQVLREWCAIPGWVGLKTASEKFAGAVYTISYEAMMRDGKALQSCTSHYLGQNFAKAFDIQFQDKDQQNKYVHTTSWGFSTRVVGAIVMTHGDDKGLILPPRLAPIQVVVVPIYKSETREVVLPAAERLVQGLRASGLRVHLDDRDQYSPGYKFNEWELKGVPLRLELGPRDVEAGTVVLASRLGGKETLGLSGLAEALEARLGQFQQALYERALAFRDAHTFVVDSYEVFREKVEQGFVKAFHCGDEECERQIKAETTATTRCIPFEEPEASGVCVRCGRPSAYGKRILFAKAY
- the nth gene encoding endonuclease III, which gives rise to MEPGAVESDDKARRAGRVLAVLEQLYPQAATELVHRNPFELLVATVLSAQATDAAVNKATPALFQRFPDAFALAQATPEAVEPYIRHIGLYRAKAKNLVALARRLVEQHGGQVPSDKAQLQALPGVGWKTATVVLGAAFGVPGIAVDTHITRLARRLGLSEAKTPERIGAELERLFPREKWVFVHHALILFGRYHCTARKPKCGGCPLYTDCLSKGRY
- a CDS encoding sigma 54-interacting transcriptional regulator → MTKARTLGELKRTYPLEKLRRSVKDEARANLIAKLRAGERLFPGIQGYDDTVIPSLVNAILARHNFILLGLRGQAKSRILRQLTDLLDEEIPALPTELRDNPLFPLSAEAKRLLEEAGDDAPIVWVPRHERYVEKLATPDTTVADILGDIDPIKAARRGSGLSDLEAVHYGLLPRANRGIFAINEVADLSPKVQVALFNILQEGDVQIRGYPVRLALDVWLTFTANPQDYTARGKIVTPLKDRIGSEIRTHYPRTLEEGLSITRQEAWIAREEGIYVPAYVAEAAEAVAFVAREDKRVDKTSGVSQRLSISLLELVVSNAERRALRFGERPVARPLDLYAALPAITGKIELEYEGELQGAERVAKDLLQKAFAMAYGERARGLGVDEVVQYFAEGNLLTLPEAGAREVLRTMERVPGLLAAARRLEAQSSPEALVAAAEFILEGLAGRRKIARGEESYSAPVERGERWGSGN